Proteins encoded in a region of the Deltaproteobacteria bacterium genome:
- a CDS encoding OmpA family protein, with protein sequence MLFRIKISLKALFQTLLPPVVCLWIVLSFPGFLLAGTGVNEAVDAGSSTLLNPSGPVTVTSSSGAATSALAEIDPPLYLAGTTGAVFTYDISPVINAVSGDTGVNALTITSPPGYMNLAVSNFSIDGSPKNPGVACPAVAAGEYCATVAGQTITIIFGDKIMLTGSVISTVFSADLPGVAGNGDVTSTVDDLSTPVIATPTAAGNADGDNTDSNSVTVNLMAPLSGTLSTVTVNPTVLTADGIEIATITVTLRDGAGQPVAGKTMTISSDRGIADIIVQPAGPTDILGRAVATIRSNTVGVATLTATDVTDSITLTTQPTVYFTKGEVLILTKEANKREASIGEVVTYTVTLANSSPDILPLVTVVDPLPPNFKYLKGSTRLNGVKLADPAGNKPLLFSTGAIPALLDTNGNGRADPGEAGFMTLSYQTIIGSGALPGKYINGAVATDVCSTCYVSNKDEAEVAVVADPYLDVGTIIGKVFHDKNGNRWQDKGEEGVSGAMVALDDGTYIMTDDYGRYHFPALRPGQRLLKINLQTLPGAAVTTTGETKIVTLTEGLIAKANFGVRFTTESETIGSPAVEGLSIRRETIPRPVQIIGNVESFTLLVNGQPLPFSTSDVLMRHGRLSDIMEIKGGELKEPVRFKVNIEGSNTPERWFFTIWDDAGAIVHSREGRENPPPVIEWDGMTSHGSLPQGGKIYQYQMTLSYKDGSASRTARRFFGVNRISAISLKLRGSAFGTGSAKLSNEAKEVLKKAAELIKKYPGEKVFIEGHSDSMGSAAVNLRLSEKRAESARNYLINDEGIDKKRLFALSYGETRPIADNKTPEGREINRRVEIKGTFQEVDRSKLYDQYRTAPFLKINSDALQLENGGRFRGNIDIPEGEALVIEALNSQGKSINLTLMLPSLEISAPPTPERRAVEIPGSETFQYTIEGRTEAGNELYLDGIFVPVSWEGRFRKDLLLENGENRFGLILSNSEGVRRVADLIVTVSDRDEDGLPVIVVKKIPQLTVNFPPPGAFLEKDILNLSGKTAPGNRVYLNGKTVPVERNGYFSTLVRLPAGKSTLDFRVEDEAGNSGTLQREVNVPQTKLFFLAFADGKMGKLTAKGNLEGAGMSEDREYYTEGRLAYYLKGMIAGKYLISSAFDSDTRKFERLFNDLDESENDRFFTNLDADKLYPVYGDTAEPVYDNPSQGKFYLAIKSDEVDFLIGNYPLDEGKNELTSYRRTLFGGRFIYQSASKSRYGDPDTKILLFGAGVRQVPVRDEFRATGSALYYLSRREIIEGSEQVTIVVRDKNTGLVLSRSPRQQNIDYRIKYEEGRLLFNGPISTVSADTRLVDSNPPAGNPVYIEVNYESRVDSFEKTALGIQAQKQLGDHLALGGTLIKDELKLGRYELKGLNTSLRMGEKTKLTAEIAQSEGANTFTASSRDGGMTFTDDLPGAGKEGQAWKITAQTGGGGENGSDRHFSLGTYIRKVEEDFISADTSAERGTSKFGIKGSLELTDRDYITGRFDRSRRTEAVPSTGIDKRDQLTLQWLHKRKSWNLTTEYFSDRAKAGAGGKDEDRQEGALRLENELTKDLKTYLEQQLTMDGPQNDQTSAGFDYRVMEKVTLSGSGTKGSAGSAYEGGAVLNMGEGKAYLTKRLIEDRAGRMNSTIVGAEEKVNPSTRIYTEYQWAELDSKGRNISLVGAEKSWKPAKGFKLLFSGERSEIESDSAPIKRYSLWAHLYYSKSGGLKVSTKNGMTREGGGLSQNQYLTSNHIEFRLTPDFTFLADYRWSETRDRALDTRIAGFRESSAGIAYRPVESDRFNALMRYTRLKDERQTNQWDPEKQINDTEVLSAAWSLELNRYFEWVEKEAIKRRWEKVGNREEVKTETLLSIHRINLHITKTIDMGTEYRTLRQKEAKDERKGWLAELSWEAVEHLRMGVGYNFTDFSDNEFSDNSYSVEGPFVRLQAAF encoded by the coding sequence TTGCTTTTCAGGATAAAAATATCACTGAAAGCTTTATTTCAGACGCTTTTACCTCCGGTAGTCTGTCTTTGGATAGTACTCTCTTTTCCCGGCTTCCTCCTGGCAGGAACGGGAGTAAACGAGGCAGTCGATGCGGGAAGCTCTACCCTGCTCAATCCATCGGGACCGGTAACGGTGACCAGCAGTTCCGGGGCTGCCACATCGGCCCTCGCAGAGATTGATCCGCCCCTGTACCTGGCCGGTACTACAGGCGCCGTCTTCACCTATGACATAAGTCCCGTCATCAACGCAGTAAGCGGTGATACAGGCGTCAATGCACTGACCATCACCTCTCCTCCCGGTTATATGAATCTGGCGGTAAGCAACTTTTCTATCGACGGAAGTCCGAAAAATCCGGGAGTCGCCTGCCCGGCCGTGGCAGCAGGCGAATACTGTGCCACTGTAGCCGGTCAAACAATAACGATTATTTTCGGAGACAAGATCATGTTGACAGGCAGTGTTATAAGTACCGTCTTTTCCGCTGACCTGCCGGGAGTTGCCGGAAACGGTGATGTTACTTCTACTGTTGATGACCTGTCGACGCCTGTCATCGCAACGCCGACGGCAGCAGGAAATGCCGACGGTGACAATACAGACAGCAACAGCGTGACTGTAAATCTCATGGCTCCCCTTTCCGGTACGCTGTCCACCGTTACTGTTAATCCCACTGTTCTCACGGCAGACGGCATAGAGATAGCGACTATTACAGTAACCTTGCGTGACGGTGCCGGTCAACCCGTAGCCGGTAAAACGATGACTATCTCCTCTGACAGGGGGATTGCCGATATCATCGTACAACCGGCAGGTCCCACCGATATACTGGGAAGGGCCGTCGCCACCATACGATCAAACACAGTGGGCGTGGCCACCCTGACGGCAACAGATGTCACTGACAGTATCACCCTCACAACTCAGCCCACCGTCTATTTTACAAAGGGTGAGGTCCTGATCCTGACAAAAGAAGCTAATAAAAGGGAGGCAAGTATAGGGGAAGTGGTGACCTATACAGTGACCCTGGCCAACAGCTCCCCCGACATACTGCCGCTGGTCACTGTCGTTGATCCTTTGCCTCCAAACTTCAAGTATTTGAAAGGGAGCACCCGTCTAAATGGAGTCAAGCTTGCCGATCCTGCCGGAAACAAACCGCTCCTTTTTTCAACGGGGGCCATTCCCGCCCTTCTGGACACAAACGGTAACGGCAGGGCCGATCCGGGAGAAGCCGGTTTTATGACCCTTTCCTACCAGACAATCATTGGTTCCGGCGCCCTTCCCGGCAAGTATATCAATGGGGCTGTTGCAACAGACGTCTGCTCCACCTGTTACGTCTCCAATAAGGATGAGGCAGAGGTGGCCGTCGTCGCCGACCCTTATCTCGACGTGGGCACTATTATCGGAAAAGTCTTCCACGATAAAAACGGGAACCGATGGCAGGATAAAGGGGAAGAGGGAGTGAGCGGGGCCATGGTCGCCCTTGATGACGGCACCTACATCATGACTGACGACTATGGCCGTTATCATTTTCCCGCTTTACGCCCCGGACAACGCCTACTGAAAATCAATCTCCAGACCCTGCCCGGTGCCGCCGTTACAACGACCGGGGAGACAAAGATAGTGACCCTCACCGAGGGTCTTATAGCCAAAGCCAACTTCGGTGTCCGTTTCACAACGGAAAGCGAAACCATCGGCAGCCCTGCCGTGGAAGGGCTTTCCATAAGGCGTGAAACCATTCCCCGCCCCGTCCAGATCATCGGAAACGTGGAAAGTTTCACCCTCCTTGTAAACGGTCAACCTCTTCCTTTCTCCACCAGTGATGTTCTCATGCGCCATGGCAGACTGTCTGACATTATGGAGATCAAAGGGGGGGAATTAAAGGAACCGGTCCGCTTTAAAGTCAATATCGAAGGTTCAAATACCCCGGAAAGATGGTTCTTTACAATCTGGGACGACGCAGGGGCCATCGTCCATTCCCGGGAAGGAAGAGAAAATCCTCCGCCAGTCATTGAATGGGACGGCATGACCTCACATGGAAGCCTTCCGCAGGGGGGGAAGATCTATCAATACCAGATGACGCTTTCCTATAAAGACGGCAGTGCTTCCAGAACTGCGAGACGTTTCTTCGGAGTTAACCGTATATCGGCCATATCCCTGAAACTGAGAGGGAGCGCTTTTGGCACGGGCTCTGCAAAATTGAGCAACGAGGCAAAGGAGGTGCTCAAAAAAGCAGCGGAACTGATCAAGAAATATCCCGGCGAGAAGGTCTTTATCGAGGGGCACTCTGATTCAATGGGCAGTGCTGCCGTCAATCTGAGGCTTTCTGAAAAAAGAGCGGAAAGCGCCCGTAACTATCTTATTAACGATGAGGGTATCGATAAAAAGAGACTCTTTGCCCTTTCCTATGGTGAAACACGCCCTATTGCAGACAATAAAACCCCTGAAGGACGCGAAATAAACAGGCGTGTCGAGATTAAGGGGACCTTCCAGGAGGTAGACCGCTCCAAACTCTATGACCAGTACAGGACAGCCCCCTTCCTCAAGATTAATAGCGATGCACTTCAATTGGAAAATGGGGGCCGTTTTAGAGGCAATATTGACATTCCCGAAGGGGAAGCGCTCGTCATTGAAGCGTTAAATAGCCAGGGTAAATCGATCAATCTGACGCTAATGCTCCCTTCCCTTGAAATTTCGGCGCCCCCCACGCCGGAAAGAAGGGCCGTTGAAATCCCGGGAAGCGAGACTTTCCAATACACCATAGAGGGGCGAACGGAGGCTGGAAACGAGCTCTACCTTGACGGCATATTCGTTCCCGTCTCATGGGAGGGACGTTTCCGGAAGGACTTGTTACTGGAAAATGGGGAAAACAGGTTCGGCCTTATATTGAGTAACAGCGAAGGAGTACGGAGGGTGGCCGATCTCATCGTCACCGTTTCAGATAGGGATGAAGACGGTCTGCCCGTCATTGTCGTTAAAAAAATACCTCAACTGACCGTCAATTTTCCACCTCCCGGTGCTTTTCTGGAAAAGGACATTCTTAACCTCTCGGGAAAAACAGCTCCCGGAAACCGTGTTTATCTTAACGGAAAGACTGTTCCTGTTGAAAGGAATGGCTACTTTTCCACCCTCGTCCGTCTGCCGGCAGGAAAAAGTACACTCGACTTTCGCGTGGAAGACGAAGCCGGAAACAGCGGAACCTTGCAGCGGGAAGTGAATGTGCCCCAGACAAAGCTCTTCTTTCTCGCCTTTGCCGACGGCAAGATGGGAAAGCTGACGGCTAAAGGGAATCTGGAAGGAGCGGGAATGTCAGAGGATAGAGAATACTATACCGAGGGTCGCCTCGCCTACTACCTGAAGGGGATGATTGCCGGAAAGTATCTTATAAGCTCTGCCTTCGATTCGGATACCCGCAAATTCGAACGTCTCTTTAATGACCTTGACGAGAGTGAAAATGACCGCTTCTTTACCAATCTCGATGCCGACAAACTCTACCCTGTATACGGGGATACAGCAGAACCTGTTTACGACAACCCGAGCCAGGGAAAGTTTTATCTCGCCATAAAAAGTGATGAAGTCGATTTTCTAATAGGCAACTATCCACTCGATGAGGGAAAAAATGAACTCACTTCCTACCGGCGAACCCTTTTCGGCGGGCGCTTTATCTACCAGTCAGCGAGCAAATCACGCTACGGTGATCCCGACACGAAGATACTGCTTTTCGGCGCAGGGGTAAGGCAGGTTCCTGTACGGGATGAGTTCCGGGCAACAGGGAGCGCCCTCTATTACCTGAGCCGAAGGGAGATTATTGAAGGAAGTGAACAGGTCACCATTGTCGTCAGGGACAAAAATACAGGTCTTGTCCTCTCTCGAAGTCCCCGGCAGCAAAATATTGACTACCGCATAAAATATGAAGAGGGGCGTCTCCTCTTTAACGGCCCAATATCAACCGTATCAGCCGATACTCGCCTTGTCGACAGCAATCCGCCGGCAGGCAACCCCGTCTATATCGAGGTGAATTATGAAAGCCGTGTCGACAGTTTTGAAAAAACAGCCCTTGGAATACAGGCACAGAAACAGTTAGGAGACCACCTTGCCCTGGGAGGCACTTTAATAAAGGATGAACTTAAGCTCGGGCGGTATGAGTTGAAGGGGCTCAATACAAGCCTGCGTATGGGAGAAAAAACGAAGCTCACAGCTGAAATAGCACAAAGCGAGGGAGCAAACACTTTTACTGCCTCAAGCCGCGACGGCGGTATGACCTTCACCGACGACCTTCCCGGCGCCGGAAAGGAAGGGCAGGCATGGAAAATAACGGCCCAAACCGGGGGAGGTGGGGAAAACGGCTCTGACAGGCATTTTTCACTAGGCACATACATAAGGAAAGTGGAGGAAGACTTTATCTCGGCCGATACATCTGCCGAAAGGGGAACAAGTAAGTTCGGCATCAAGGGCAGTCTGGAACTGACAGACCGTGACTATATTACGGGCCGTTTCGACCGCTCCAGAAGGACAGAAGCAGTACCCTCGACGGGAATTGACAAAAGGGACCAACTGACACTCCAATGGCTCCACAAAAGGAAGTCATGGAATCTGACAACGGAATATTTCTCGGACAGGGCAAAGGCCGGGGCCGGAGGCAAAGACGAGGACAGGCAAGAGGGAGCGCTGAGACTTGAAAATGAATTGACAAAAGACCTGAAAACCTACCTGGAACAGCAGCTGACCATGGACGGTCCGCAAAACGACCAGACCTCTGCAGGCTTCGACTACAGGGTAATGGAGAAAGTGACATTATCCGGCAGCGGAACAAAAGGTTCAGCAGGGAGCGCCTATGAGGGGGGAGCAGTGTTGAACATGGGCGAAGGAAAAGCCTACCTGACAAAACGGCTCATAGAAGACCGGGCAGGCAGGATGAACTCGACCATTGTCGGCGCCGAGGAGAAAGTAAACCCATCAACCCGCATCTACACGGAATACCAGTGGGCGGAACTGGACAGCAAAGGACGGAATATATCGCTTGTCGGTGCGGAAAAAAGCTGGAAGCCGGCAAAGGGCTTCAAACTGCTTTTTTCCGGTGAGCGCTCGGAAATCGAAAGCGACAGTGCTCCCATAAAACGATACAGTTTGTGGGCCCATCTTTATTATTCAAAGTCAGGGGGGCTGAAAGTCTCCACGAAAAACGGTATGACCCGTGAAGGGGGAGGGCTGTCGCAAAACCAATACCTGACCAGTAATCATATCGAGTTCAGACTCACCCCCGACTTTACTTTTCTCGCCGATTATCGCTGGAGTGAAACGAGGGACCGGGCACTTGACACAAGGATTGCCGGTTTCAGGGAAAGCAGTGCGGGCATAGCCTATCGCCCCGTTGAGAGTGACCGCTTCAATGCCCTCATGCGCTATACCCGTCTTAAGGATGAAAGACAGACGAACCAATGGGACCCGGAAAAGCAGATAAACGATACAGAGGTTTTGTCCGCCGCTTGGTCCCTGGAACTGAATCGCTATTTTGAATGGGTCGAGAAGGAAGCAATAAAGAGAAGGTGGGAAAAAGTCGGCAACAGGGAGGAAGTAAAAACAGAGACGCTCCTCTCCATTCACCGTATTAATCTGCACATTACAAAAACAATCGACATGGGGACGGAATACCGGACACTCAGGCAGAAAGAGGCAAAAGACGAGCGGAAGGGATGGCTGGCTGAACTAAGCTGGGAGGCCGTAGAACACCTTCGTATGGGGGTGGGGTATAATTTTACCGATTTCTCGGACAATGAATTTTCCGACAACAGTTATTCCGTGGAAGGCCCCTTTGTGAGACTGCAAGCCGCCTTCTGA
- a CDS encoding DUF188 domain-containing protein, translating to MTKSDKNQESRKLFIDADGFPHLKAAIEVAGNVGIGIVAAGNMTQNLGRLDEIEGLQIIEVSDGMDAADFAILNHMKTGDLVLTGDTGLAALVIGKGGIAIDARGNPYRKETIDGRLLARHIAKKIRRSGGKTKGPGKISHRDREKFAGKLERLLKDFKTLF from the coding sequence ATGACAAAAAGTGATAAAAATCAGGAGAGCAGAAAACTCTTTATCGATGCAGACGGCTTCCCTCACCTTAAAGCGGCAATAGAGGTTGCCGGGAACGTCGGCATTGGAATCGTTGCCGCCGGCAATATGACGCAGAACCTGGGCCGCCTCGATGAAATTGAAGGGCTTCAAATCATCGAGGTTTCCGACGGTATGGACGCCGCCGACTTTGCCATTCTCAATCATATGAAAACCGGCGACCTGGTACTCACCGGCGATACGGGCCTTGCCGCACTCGTCATCGGAAAAGGGGGGATTGCAATCGACGCAAGGGGCAATCCCTACCGTAAAGAAACTATCGACGGCAGACTGCTGGCAAGGCATATTGCCAAAAAGATCCGCAGAAGCGGAGGGAAGACAAAGGGGCCTGGAAAAATCAGTCACCGGGACCGGGAAAAGTTTGCGGGAAAACTGGAAAGACTGTTGAAGGATTTTAAAACTCTTTTTTAA
- a CDS encoding adenosylcobalamin-dependent ribonucleoside-diphosphate reductase, with protein MKYSDNTIRVLEGRYLLRDGRGRLIENPEGLFRRVAKVVAGAEALFGNTGAQKKWEEAFFKEMAGLKFLPNSPTLLNAGKEVQQLSACFVLPVEDSMEKIFDAVKEAAIIHKSGGGTGFSFSSLRPKGSPLTSTGGTSSGPVSFIEVFNTATEAIKQGGARRGANMAVLRIDHPDIIDFIRIKETPGKLTSFNLSVALTDTFLDALSKEDHYALIDPCTGKAVKKENAAKIFHLLTEKAWFSGEPGVLFIDTINKTNPTPDIGKIESTNPCGEQPLLPYESCNLGSVNLSKFVLGQDIDREALAGTVALAVRFLDNVIEVNDYPLEEIKAITLGNRKIGLGVMGFADLLILLGIPYNSAKAVQKGEEIMSFIDKEAKKASQELARQRGAFPNFAGSIYAKRNDPPLRNATVTTIAPTGTISLIADCSSGIEPLFAVAYKRKAMENTKLSYVHPHFLEAAKSGGFYSPALIEKIKAKGSISAIDEIPQALKRLLITAVDMDCERHIKMQTAFQRHTDNAVSKTINFPPHAKVEDVKEAIIMAHHLGCKGLTVYRLGSREGQPLEMCDYCMGRRG; from the coding sequence GTGAAATACAGTGATAATACAATCAGGGTACTGGAAGGAAGATACCTCCTGCGTGACGGGCGAGGCAGATTAATAGAAAACCCGGAGGGGCTATTCCGGCGCGTGGCGAAGGTCGTTGCAGGCGCTGAAGCTTTATTCGGCAATACGGGGGCACAAAAAAAATGGGAAGAAGCCTTTTTCAAGGAAATGGCCGGCCTTAAATTCCTGCCCAATTCGCCAACGCTCCTTAATGCAGGAAAAGAAGTGCAGCAGCTCTCGGCCTGCTTCGTCCTTCCCGTTGAAGATTCCATGGAAAAAATATTCGACGCCGTCAAGGAAGCAGCCATAATTCATAAAAGCGGCGGCGGCACTGGATTTTCATTCTCCAGCTTAAGACCGAAAGGCTCGCCTCTAACATCGACAGGGGGCACCTCAAGCGGTCCTGTTTCCTTTATAGAAGTCTTTAACACAGCGACAGAAGCCATCAAGCAGGGCGGCGCCAGACGGGGCGCCAACATGGCTGTGCTGAGGATAGACCATCCCGATATTATCGATTTTATCCGCATTAAAGAGACACCGGGAAAGTTGACAAGCTTCAATCTTTCCGTTGCTCTTACTGATACCTTTTTAGATGCCCTGTCAAAAGAGGACCATTACGCCCTTATCGATCCCTGCACGGGCAAGGCCGTAAAAAAAGAAAATGCCGCAAAAATATTCCATCTCCTTACGGAAAAAGCCTGGTTTTCCGGCGAACCGGGCGTACTCTTTATCGACACCATCAACAAGACCAACCCCACACCGGACATAGGTAAGATCGAATCGACCAACCCCTGCGGAGAGCAGCCCCTGCTCCCCTACGAATCATGCAACCTGGGGTCGGTCAACCTGTCAAAGTTTGTTCTCGGCCAGGATATAGACCGGGAAGCGCTGGCCGGGACCGTTGCGCTGGCCGTACGATTTCTTGATAATGTGATAGAAGTTAATGACTATCCCCTTGAAGAGATTAAAGCGATTACCCTGGGCAACAGGAAAATCGGCCTGGGCGTCATGGGTTTTGCCGATCTCCTCATATTACTTGGCATTCCCTATAATTCGGCCAAAGCGGTTCAAAAGGGGGAAGAAATTATGTCATTTATCGATAAGGAAGCTAAAAAGGCTTCACAAGAACTGGCCCGGCAGCGCGGGGCTTTTCCAAATTTCGCCGGGAGCATCTACGCCAAAAGAAATGACCCCCCTCTCAGAAATGCCACAGTAACAACCATTGCCCCCACAGGAACAATTTCTCTCATTGCAGATTGTTCAAGCGGTATAGAGCCGCTCTTTGCTGTGGCTTATAAAAGAAAGGCCATGGAAAACACGAAGCTTTCCTATGTGCATCCCCATTTTCTGGAAGCAGCAAAATCAGGCGGATTTTATTCCCCTGCCCTTATCGAAAAAATAAAAGCCAAAGGAAGCATAAGTGCGATAGATGAGATTCCCCAGGCGCTTAAAAGATTGCTCATAACGGCTGTCGATATGGACTGCGAACGGCACATAAAGATGCAGACCGCCTTCCAGCGCCATACGGACAACGCCGTATCGAAAACAATCAACTTCCCTCCTCATGCAAAAGTGGAAGACGTAAAAGAAGCTATCATTATGGCCCACCATCTCGGCTGCAAGGGTCTCACTGTCTACCGCCTTGGCAGCAGAGAGGGACAACCTCTCGAAATGTGCGACTACTGCATGGGAAGGCGGGGGTAA
- a CDS encoding WbuC family cupin fold metalloprotein: MIKIIDGKLLKETSDRALRSPRGRMNFNLHELSDPVQRMLNAIEPGSYVRPHRHLDPDKTELFVILKGRGVVLTFDDNGNINDLVQMKAGGEKLGVEIPPGIWHSIISLEKGTLFLEIKDGPYVAATDKDFASWAPEAGTEEEKAYLNDLIAKVTEK, encoded by the coding sequence TTGATAAAAATAATCGACGGAAAATTGCTGAAAGAAACATCGGACAGGGCGCTCCGGTCACCGAGAGGACGCATGAATTTCAACCTCCATGAACTTTCCGACCCTGTCCAGAGAATGCTCAATGCTATCGAACCGGGAAGTTACGTCAGGCCCCACAGACACCTCGATCCCGACAAGACGGAATTATTTGTTATTCTTAAAGGGCGGGGAGTGGTCCTTACCTTTGATGATAATGGTAATATTAATGATCTGGTCCAAATGAAAGCCGGGGGAGAAAAGCTTGGCGTGGAAATCCCCCCCGGAATCTGGCACTCCATTATTTCACTGGAGAAAGGAACCCTCTTTCTTGAAATAAAGGATGGTCCCTACGTGGCGGCAACAGACAAGGACTTTGCAAGTTGGGCGCCCGAAGCGGGAACAGAAGAAGAGAAAGCCTATCTTAATGATCTTATTGCAAAAGTAACTGAAAAATGA